The Candidatus Methylomirabilota bacterium DNA window GGGCGACGATACGCGGAGTTGGCCGCCCTTCGTCGGCGGCGAGGCCACGTACTTCATGTCGGTCAACCGCAACAAGAAGAGCGTCACGCTGAACCTCAAGGCCCCCGAGGGCCGGCGCATCCTGAGAGCGCTCGTCAAGCGGAGCGACGTCCTCCTCGAGAACTTCCGCCCCGGGACGATGGAGAAGCTCGGCTTCGGCTACCGGGCGCTCGCGAAGGTGAATCCGCGGCTCGTCTACTGCTCCATCTCCGGCTTCGGCGAGTCCGGGCCGGAGGCGCACCGCGCCGGCTACGACCTGATCGTGCAGGCCGAGTCGGGGCTCATGGACATTACCGGCTTCGCCGACGGCCCCCCGGTCAAGGTGGGCACCTCGATCGCCGACCTCGTCGCCGGGATGTCGGCGGCCCACGGCGTGACGCTCGCCCTGCTCGCGCGCGCCCGGACGCGCCGCGGCCAGAAGGTCGAGATCGCGATGCTCGACGCCATGGCCGCGCTGCTCACCTACCAGGCCGGCATCTACTTCGCCACGGGCCAGCGGCCCACGCGCCGCGGGAACGCCCACCCGTCCATCGTTCCGTACGAGGTCTTCAAGGCCGCCGACGCCTACCTGACGCTCGGCGTCGCCAACAACTCCCTGTGGACGAAGTGCTGCGCGGCCCTCGACCGGCCCGACCTCGCGCGCGACGGGCGCTTCGACACCGAGGCCAAGCGCGTGCAGAACCGCGACACGCTGATCCCGCTGCTCAACGAGATCCTCGGCGCGCGCACGGTCGAGGAGTGGCTGAAGCGCTTCGAGGCCGCGGGCATCCCGGCCGGGCGGATCAAGACGGTGGCCGAGGTCTGCGAGAGCGAGCACCTCAAGGCGCGCGGCATGGTCGTCACGCTGCCCCATCCGAAGGCGAGCCGCGTGACCGTCATGGGGGTGCCGATCCGCCTCCACGGCACGCCCGGCCGCGCCGGGGCGGCGCCCCCGGTGCTCGGCCAGCACACCGACCTCGTGCTCCGGACGCTCGTCGGGCTCTCGCGGGCGGAGATCGTCGGGCTCAGGCGGAAGGGCGCGATCTGACGGCGAATCTTGACACTCCGCGGCGTTGGGGCGCATCATGACAGGTACCGCATGCGCCGCCTGATCAAGATCTATGACACGACGCTCCGCGACGGCACCCAGGGGGAAGGGGTGTCCTTCTCGATGGAGGACAAGGTCCGCCTGACGTCGCGCTTCGACGCCCTCGGCATCCACTACATCGAGGGCGGGTGGCCGGGCTCGAACCCCAAGGACCTGCGCTTCTTCCGCCGCATGCAGGACGTCACGCTCAAGCACGCCAAGCTCGCCGCCTTCAGCATGACCCGCCGCGCCGGCGGCGCCGCCGAGTCCGACGCCAACATGCAGGCGCTCCTCGACGCGGGCGCGCCCGTGGCGACGATCGTCGGCAAGTCGTGGGACTTCCACGTGACGCACGCGCTCGGGACCACGCTCGACGAGAACCTCGCGATGATCGCGGACACGATCGCGTTCCTGCGTCCGCGGATGGACGAGGTGATGTTCGACGCCGAGCACTTCTTCGACGGCTTCCGGAAAAACCGTGACTACGCGCTCCGCACGCTCAAGGCCGCGGAGGAGGCCGGCGCCCACTGGCTCGTCCTCTGCGACACGAACGGCGGCACGCTGCCGCACGACCTCGTCGCGATCCTCCAGATCGTGAAGAAGCACGTGAAGACGCCGCTCGGCATCCACGTCCACAACGACGCCGAGTGCGCGGTGGCGAACTCGGTCGCCGCCGTGCTGGAGGGCGTGGGCCAGGTGCAGGGGACCATGAACGGCTTCGGCGAGCGGTGCGGGAACGCGAACCTGGTCTCGATCATCCCGAACCTGATCTTGAAGCTCGGGCTCGACTGCATCCCGGAGCCGCACCTGCGCGAGCTCCGCGACGCCTCGCGCTTCGTCTCCGAGCTGGCGAACCGCAAGCCCTGGTCGTCGCAGCCCTACGTGGGGGACTCGGCCTTCGCCCACAAGGGGGGCATGCACGTCTCGGCGGTCCAGAAGCATCCCGAGACCTACGAGCACATCGAGCCCGAGGCGGTGGGCAACCACCGGCGCGTGCTCGTCTCCGAGCTCGCCGGCAGGTCGAACATCCTCTGGAAGGCGCGGGAGTACGGGATCGATCTCGACCAGGAGACGCCGGACACGCGCCGGATCCTCGACCAGCTCAAGGCGCTCGAGGATCAGGGGTTCCAGTTCGAGGGCGCGGAGGCGTCGTTCGAGCTCCTCATGGAGCGCGCGCTCCGGCCTCACAAGCCCTGGTTCGAGCTCGAGGCCTACCGCGTGATCGTCGAGGAGCAGAACCATGAGCAGGAGCCCGTCGCCGAGGCGACCGTCCGCGTGCGCGTGAAGGGCATCCTCGAGCACACGGCCGCGTCGGGCAACGGCCCGGTCAACGCGCTCGACCACGCCCTCCGGAAGGCGCTCGAGGAGTTCTACCCGAACCTCAAGACGATGCGGCTCCTCGACTACAAGGTGCGCATCCTCGACGAGACGAAGGGCACCGCGGCCAAGACGCGCGTGCTCATCACGTCGGGCGACGGCGAGGAGACGTGGGGGACGGTCGGCGTGGC harbors:
- the cimA gene encoding citramalate synthase, whose amino-acid sequence is MRRLIKIYDTTLRDGTQGEGVSFSMEDKVRLTSRFDALGIHYIEGGWPGSNPKDLRFFRRMQDVTLKHAKLAAFSMTRRAGGAAESDANMQALLDAGAPVATIVGKSWDFHVTHALGTTLDENLAMIADTIAFLRPRMDEVMFDAEHFFDGFRKNRDYALRTLKAAEEAGAHWLVLCDTNGGTLPHDLVAILQIVKKHVKTPLGIHVHNDAECAVANSVAAVLEGVGQVQGTMNGFGERCGNANLVSIIPNLILKLGLDCIPEPHLRELRDASRFVSELANRKPWSSQPYVGDSAFAHKGGMHVSAVQKHPETYEHIEPEAVGNHRRVLVSELAGRSNILWKAREYGIDLDQETPDTRRILDQLKALEDQGFQFEGAEASFELLMERALRPHKPWFELEAYRVIVEEQNHEQEPVAEATVRVRVKGILEHTAASGNGPVNALDHALRKALEEFYPNLKTMRLLDYKVRILDETKGTAAKTRVLITSGDGEETWGTVGVADNIIEASWQALVDSIEYKLRRDERARA
- a CDS encoding CoA transferase, which encodes MPRAKGPLAGVRVLDLTRVLAGPFCAMLLGDMGAEVVKIEEPGKGDDTRSWPPFVGGEATYFMSVNRNKKSVTLNLKAPEGRRILRALVKRSDVLLENFRPGTMEKLGFGYRALAKVNPRLVYCSISGFGESGPEAHRAGYDLIVQAESGLMDITGFADGPPVKVGTSIADLVAGMSAAHGVTLALLARARTRRGQKVEIAMLDAMAALLTYQAGIYFATGQRPTRRGNAHPSIVPYEVFKAADAYLTLGVANNSLWTKCCAALDRPDLARDGRFDTEAKRVQNRDTLIPLLNEILGARTVEEWLKRFEAAGIPAGRIKTVAEVCESEHLKARGMVVTLPHPKASRVTVMGVPIRLHGTPGRAGAAPPVLGQHTDLVLRTLVGLSRAEIVGLRRKGAI